A window of Acidobacteriota bacterium genomic DNA:
CGCCCTTGTGGGTCTTGAGTTTCGGCATGATCTGACTCGTCTTCGTTACGTGTTGCCGCGGGCCGCGTGAGCCCGCGTGTCAGGGACCTCGTGTCCCCGAACCCCTAGTCCGGCTCGAGCTCCGTTGCCGCTGCCTGCGCGGCGGCTGCGAGTTCCTCCGGCGTCATCTCGGTGTCGTCGTCGTCGGCCTCGGGGCGCGGCTCGCGCTCCGGCTTGGACGGCTTCTCCAGCTTCTTGATCCCCGGACGGCCCGACAGGATGGTGTGCATCGTGTTGCCTTCCATCCGCGGGATGTTCTCGGCCACGGCGATGTCGTTCAACTCGCCGATCAGCCGCTCCAGGATCCGGCGCCCGATCTCCGGGTGCGCGATCTCGCGCCCGCGGAAGAACACCACCGCCTTGACCTTGTCGCCTTCGTGCAGGAAGCGCTGGATGTTGCGCTTCTTGAAGTCGTAGTCGTGCAGATCGACCTTCGGGCGGAACTTGACCTCCTTCACCTCGATGGTCTTCTGGTGCTTGCGGGCCTGCCGCTGCTTCTTCTGCTCGTTGTACTGGTACTTGCCGTAATCGGTGATACGGCAGACCGGCGGCACGGCCGTAGCGGCGACTTCGACGAGATCCAGGCCCTTCGACCGGGCCAGGGCCACGGCCTGCGCCGGTGCCATGATGCCTAGCTGCGCCCCTGTCTCGTCGATCACCCGGACCTCGCGCACGCGAATGCGCTCGTTGATCCGGACCCTGTCGTCCCGTCGGGGACCCCGCATGCGATTGTCGAACGCGATAACGACCTCCTTGAACGCGCCCCGTGCCCCGATCCACGATCGGCGGCGCGAAACGCTTCCTACACTCCGACCGGCTGTTCCGCCTGCCTGCCCTTGTTCTCGATCTCGGCCGCCGCGTCGGCGAGGAACTCGCTCACCGACCGGCTCCCCAGATCGCCGCCCT
This region includes:
- a CDS encoding translation initiation factor IF-3; translation: MRGPRRDDRVRINERIRVREVRVIDETGAQLGIMAPAQAVALARSKGLDLVEVAATAVPPVCRITDYGKYQYNEQKKQRQARKHQKTIEVKEVKFRPKVDLHDYDFKKRNIQRFLHEGDKVKAVVFFRGREIAHPEIGRRILERLIGELNDIAVAENIPRMEGNTMHTILSGRPGIKKLEKPSKPEREPRPEADDDDTEMTPEELAAAAQAAATELEPD